A genomic region of Sphingobium sp. HWE2-09 contains the following coding sequences:
- a CDS encoding AMP-dependent synthetase/ligase, producing the protein MFFARAAEKGDAPFLWHKSDGAWHSQSWTQIARQVASLAAALKAEGLKPGDPVMLVSENRPEFCVADLAIMAAGGITVPTYTTNTTRDHQHILTDSGARAVIVSTAKLAQALMPAVVRSQVGFVIGMEPLRGAQGTSTCRLWSDLIAAHPADVDSLAAAQTATRNDQACIIYTSGTGGSPRGVMQHHGAILANAEGAGKVVAEDFGWDDEVFLSFLPLSHAYEHSGGQFLPMLLGGQIYYAEGLEKLASNIEEARPTIMVVVPRLFEVLRTRIIKSIEKQGKFPTYLLNQALRIAAKEQAGKASVLDLPMKLLLSRTLIPKIRARFGGRMKALVSGGAPLNPDVGLFFHAMGLTLLQGYGQTEAGPVVSCNRPAAGIAMDTVGPPLDGVEVRIAEDGEILVRGELVMHGYWRNPAETEKALKDGWLHTGDIGEIDDRGRIRITDRKKDLIVNDKGDNVSPQKVEGMLTLQSEIGQAMVHGDRRPYLVGLIVPDAEWTREWATAQSVAVDGIAANPAYMAALRAAVDRVNADLSVLERVRRFILADEPFAIENEEMTPSMKIRRHVIRKRYADRLDALYKG; encoded by the coding sequence ATGTTCTTCGCCCGCGCGGCCGAGAAGGGCGATGCGCCTTTCCTCTGGCACAAGAGCGACGGCGCATGGCATAGCCAGAGCTGGACGCAGATCGCCCGCCAGGTCGCGTCCCTCGCCGCCGCGTTGAAGGCGGAAGGGTTGAAGCCCGGCGACCCGGTCATGCTGGTCAGCGAAAATCGCCCCGAATTTTGCGTCGCCGATCTCGCCATCATGGCGGCGGGCGGCATCACCGTGCCGACCTACACTACCAACACCACGCGCGATCACCAGCATATCCTGACCGACAGCGGCGCCCGCGCGGTCATCGTGTCGACCGCCAAGCTGGCCCAGGCGTTGATGCCCGCCGTGGTCCGCTCGCAGGTCGGCTTCGTCATCGGCATGGAACCGCTGCGTGGCGCGCAGGGCACGTCCACCTGCCGCCTGTGGAGCGACCTGATCGCCGCCCATCCGGCCGATGTGGACAGTCTCGCCGCCGCGCAGACCGCGACCCGCAACGACCAGGCCTGCATCATCTACACCAGCGGCACCGGCGGCAGCCCGCGCGGCGTGATGCAGCATCATGGCGCGATCCTCGCCAATGCGGAGGGCGCGGGCAAGGTAGTGGCGGAGGATTTCGGCTGGGACGACGAGGTCTTCCTGTCCTTCCTGCCGCTCTCCCATGCTTATGAACATAGCGGCGGCCAGTTCCTGCCCATGCTGCTGGGCGGGCAGATCTATTATGCCGAAGGACTGGAAAAGCTCGCCAGCAATATCGAAGAAGCCCGCCCGACGATCATGGTCGTCGTCCCCCGCCTGTTCGAAGTGCTGCGCACCCGCATCATCAAGTCGATCGAAAAACAGGGCAAATTCCCGACCTATCTGCTGAACCAGGCGCTGCGCATTGCGGCCAAGGAGCAGGCGGGCAAGGCATCGGTTCTCGACCTGCCGATGAAGCTGCTCCTCTCGCGCACCCTCATCCCCAAGATTCGCGCGCGTTTCGGCGGTCGGATGAAGGCGCTCGTATCGGGCGGCGCGCCGCTCAACCCCGATGTCGGTCTCTTTTTCCATGCCATGGGGCTGACCCTGCTGCAGGGTTACGGCCAGACCGAAGCCGGGCCGGTCGTCAGTTGCAACCGCCCCGCCGCGGGCATCGCCATGGACACGGTCGGCCCGCCGCTCGACGGGGTGGAGGTGCGCATTGCCGAGGATGGCGAAATCCTCGTGCGCGGCGAACTGGTCATGCACGGCTATTGGCGCAACCCGGCGGAAACCGAAAAGGCGCTCAAGGACGGCTGGCTCCACACCGGCGACATCGGTGAAATCGACGACAGGGGCCGCATCCGCATCACCGACCGCAAAAAGGATCTGATCGTCAACGACAAAGGCGACAATGTCTCCCCGCAAAAGGTCGAAGGGATGCTGACGCTGCAAAGCGAGATCGGCCAGGCGATGGTCCATGGCGACCGCCGCCCCTATCTGGTCGGCCTGATCGTGCCAGACGCCGAATGGACCCGCGAATGGGCGACGGCGCAAAGTGTAGCGGTGGACGGCATCGCGGCAAACCCCGCCTATATGGCGGCGCTACGCGCGGCGGTGGACCGCGTGAACGCCGACCTGTCGGTACTGGAACGCGTCCGCCGCTTCATCTTGGCCGACGAACCCTTCGCGATCGAGAATGAGGAAATGACCCCCTCGATGAAGATCAGGCGACATGTGATCCGCAAGCGGTACGCGGATCGGCTGGACGCGCTGTACAAGGGATAA
- a CDS encoding HigA family addiction module antitoxin, whose translation MSGSRTITEDDDRLDNVHPGSILREDFLIGSDIPTEDVVQGAGIARDRLEAILAETAPIDANIDLRMARYFGVSEGFFLGLQIDYDLEEERRTHGDDLDRIARRAA comes from the coding sequence ATGTCCGGATCGAGGACTATCACAGAGGATGACGACCGGTTGGACAATGTCCATCCCGGCTCGATCCTGCGCGAGGATTTCCTGATCGGCAGCGATATTCCCACCGAAGACGTCGTCCAGGGCGCGGGTATCGCGCGTGATCGGCTGGAAGCCATTCTGGCGGAAACTGCCCCGATCGACGCCAATATCGACCTTCGGATGGCTCGCTATTTCGGTGTGAGCGAGGGTTTTTTTCTTGGCCTTCAGATCGACTATGACCTGGAGGAAGAGCGGCGCACCCATGGCGATGACCTGGACCGCATCGCGCGTCGCGCCGCCTGA
- a CDS encoding type II toxin-antitoxin system RelE/ParE family toxin codes for MIRSFADSETERVWLGQRSRKLPPDIQQTARRKLRQVHRTLKLHDLRIPSGNRFEQLKGFTPSRYSLRINDQWRITFGWSDGGAENVRIEDYHRG; via the coding sequence ATGATCCGCTCTTTCGCCGATTCCGAAACCGAGAGAGTCTGGCTTGGCCAGCGGAGTCGCAAGCTGCCGCCGGACATTCAGCAGACGGCGCGGCGGAAGTTGCGGCAGGTCCATCGGACGCTTAAGCTCCATGATCTGCGCATTCCGAGCGGGAATCGTTTTGAGCAGTTGAAAGGCTTTACGCCTTCACGATATAGTCTGCGGATCAACGACCAGTGGCGCATTACGTTCGGCTGGTCAGACGGAGGCGCGGAGAATGTCCGGATCGAGGACTATCACAGAGGATGA
- the uvrB gene encoding excinuclease ABC subunit UvrB, whose amino-acid sequence MSIQIRTTLDEPETGAGFVPHRPARPEKSEGRRPFTLVSDYEPSGDQRTAIPELVEQALAGERDQVLLGVTGSGKTFTMAKVIEALQRPALILAPNKILAAQLYGEFKSFFPDNAVEYFVSYYDYYQPEAYVARSDTYIEKESSVNESIDRMRHSATRALLERDDCIIVASVSCLYGIGSVETYSAMTFTMKKGGIEDQREIIRKLVALQYKRNDAGFARGNFRVKGDNLEIFPSHYEDTAWRVSFFGNEIEEIVEFDPLTGKKIASLDYVKVFPNSHHVTPGPTLKQAMEAIRFELAERLKELVAEGKLLEAQRLEQRTHFDLEMIAATGSCAGIENYSRFLTGRLPGEPPPTLFEYLPENALLFVDESHQTVPQIGAMARGDHRRKITLAEYGFRLPSCIDNRPLRFNEWDAMRPQTVSVSATPGPWEMEQTGGVFSEQVIRPTGLIDPPVEIKPVEDQVDDLINECRKVAAQGHRTLVTTLTKRMAEDLTEFMHEAGIKVRYMHSDVETLERIELIRDLRLGVYDVLIGINLLREGLDIPECGLVAILDADKEGFLRSETSLIQTIGRAARNVEGRVILYADRITGSMERALNETGRRREKQEAYNLEHGITPTTIKRNIGDIIAHVSSKDQVTVDTGLDDRPHMVGHNLRAYIEDLEKKMRTAAADLEFEEAGRIRDEIRKLEAEELGLPVEQQVAAPRGRATEGKPGTRKLRYGKVQKKFGR is encoded by the coding sequence ATGTCGATTCAGATCCGCACCACGCTCGATGAACCGGAAACCGGTGCAGGCTTCGTGCCGCATCGCCCGGCCCGCCCCGAAAAGAGCGAGGGGAGGCGGCCGTTTACGCTGGTCAGCGACTACGAACCGTCGGGCGACCAGCGCACCGCGATCCCCGAATTGGTTGAACAGGCGCTGGCCGGGGAGCGGGACCAGGTGCTGCTGGGCGTCACCGGATCGGGCAAGACCTTCACCATGGCCAAGGTGATCGAGGCGTTGCAGCGCCCCGCACTGATCCTCGCGCCCAACAAGATATTGGCGGCGCAGCTCTATGGAGAGTTCAAGAGCTTCTTTCCCGACAATGCGGTCGAATATTTCGTCAGCTATTATGACTATTATCAGCCCGAAGCCTATGTCGCGCGGTCGGACACCTATATCGAGAAGGAGTCCAGCGTAAACGAGAGCATCGACCGGATGCGCCATTCGGCCACCCGCGCGCTGCTGGAGCGGGACGATTGCATCATCGTCGCGTCGGTTTCCTGCCTCTATGGCATCGGGTCGGTCGAAACCTATTCGGCCATGACCTTTACGATGAAGAAGGGCGGGATCGAGGACCAGCGGGAGATCATCCGCAAGCTGGTGGCGCTGCAGTATAAGCGCAACGATGCGGGCTTTGCGCGCGGCAATTTTCGGGTGAAGGGCGACAATCTGGAGATTTTCCCGTCGCATTATGAGGACACCGCCTGGCGCGTCAGTTTCTTCGGCAACGAGATCGAGGAGATTGTCGAGTTCGATCCGCTGACGGGCAAGAAGATCGCCTCGCTCGACTATGTGAAAGTCTTTCCCAACAGCCACCATGTCACCCCCGGCCCGACGCTGAAGCAGGCGATGGAGGCGATCCGTTTTGAACTCGCCGAGCGGCTGAAGGAACTGGTGGCGGAAGGCAAGCTGCTGGAGGCGCAGCGGCTGGAGCAGCGCACCCATTTCGACCTGGAGATGATCGCGGCGACCGGCAGTTGCGCAGGGATCGAGAATTATTCGCGCTTCCTGACCGGTCGCCTGCCTGGCGAACCGCCGCCGACCCTGTTCGAATATCTGCCCGAAAATGCGTTGCTGTTCGTGGATGAAAGCCATCAGACCGTGCCGCAGATCGGCGCGATGGCGCGGGGCGACCATCGCCGCAAGATCACGCTGGCCGAATATGGATTTCGTCTGCCCAGCTGTATCGACAACCGCCCGCTGCGTTTCAACGAATGGGACGCGATGCGGCCGCAGACGGTCAGCGTGTCGGCGACGCCCGGCCCGTGGGAGATGGAGCAGACCGGCGGCGTGTTCAGCGAACAGGTCATCCGCCCCACCGGCCTGATCGATCCGCCGGTCGAGATCAAGCCGGTCGAGGACCAGGTGGACGACCTGATCAACGAATGCCGCAAAGTCGCGGCGCAGGGCCATCGCACGCTCGTCACCACGCTGACCAAGCGGATGGCCGAAGACCTGACCGAGTTCATGCATGAGGCGGGGATCAAGGTTCGCTACATGCACAGCGACGTCGAGACGCTGGAGCGGATCGAGCTGATCCGCGATCTGCGGCTGGGCGTCTATGACGTGCTGATCGGCATCAACCTGCTGCGCGAGGGGCTGGATATCCCAGAATGCGGGCTGGTGGCGATATTGGATGCGGACAAGGAAGGGTTCCTGCGGTCCGAAACCTCGCTGATCCAGACGATCGGCCGTGCCGCGCGGAACGTGGAGGGGCGCGTGATCCTCTATGCCGACCGGATCACCGGGTCGATGGAGCGGGCGCTCAACGAAACCGGGCGGCGGCGCGAGAAGCAGGAAGCCTATAATCTGGAGCACGGCATCACGCCGACCACGATCAAGCGCAATATCGGCGATATCATCGCCCATGTGTCCAGCAAGGATCAGGTGACGGTCGATACAGGGCTGGACGATCGCCCGCACATGGTCGGCCATAATCTGCGCGCCTATATCGAGGATCTGGAAAAGAAGATGCGCACCGCGGCCGCAGACCTGGAGTTCGAGGAAGCCGGGCGGATTCGCGACGAAATCCGCAAGTTGGAGGCGGAAGAATTGGGGCTGCCGGTAGAGCAGCAGGTCGCGGCGCCGCGCGGGCGAGCGACCGAGGGGAAGCCGGGGACGCGGAAGCTGCGATATGGGAAGGTGCAGAAGAAGTTTGGGCGGTGA
- a CDS encoding DUF3617 domain-containing protein, whose product MRKTWLAAVPLGLTLGLGACGGDPTPAPQAEEAPVVMQAGQWTIIRKTTGYNTPTVTPAEYQAALKQIGEERLCIAVDPLGVPSADALAGKEGTACTYKDKMVRKGRLIATLSCTAGAGTSEIVVEGNYTADTMTLGTTMTKTEGGKVVLRTTHDVTGKRTGDCPKP is encoded by the coding sequence ATGCGAAAGACATGGCTGGCGGCGGTGCCGCTGGGGCTGACCCTGGGCCTTGGCGCTTGCGGCGGCGATCCGACCCCCGCACCACAGGCGGAAGAGGCTCCGGTGGTGATGCAGGCCGGGCAATGGACGATCATCCGCAAGACCACCGGCTACAACACGCCCACCGTGACCCCGGCCGAATATCAGGCCGCGCTCAAGCAGATCGGCGAGGAGAGGCTGTGCATCGCCGTCGATCCGCTGGGCGTCCCCTCCGCCGACGCGCTGGCGGGCAAGGAAGGCACGGCCTGCACCTACAAGGACAAGATGGTGCGCAAGGGTCGGTTGATCGCCACCCTGTCCTGCACCGCGGGCGCGGGCACGTCGGAGATCGTGGTGGAAGGCAATTATACCGCCGACACGATGACGCTGGGCACGACCATGACGAAAACCGAAGGCGGCAAGGTGGTCCTGCGCACGACCCATGACGTCACCGGCAAGCGAACCGGCGATTGTCCCAAGCCATAA
- a CDS encoding MBL fold metallo-hydrolase, translating into MGRLVSIVRGAGVALLFLVVALCLAITIAPPFLDRIYYQGPVSRHYDGAHFFNPDGAIDTPAPPGASRTGFIARWLLGNDDRPPWPLAIAVKPARPAPFAAPRGMVATWVGHATVLVQAAGLNILTDPIWSDYASPLPPLGPKRVAQPGIAFDDLPKIDLIVLSHNHYDHMDLPTLKRLWDRDRPRIVTSLGNDAILKANGIPATALDWGQSVSGAALSGLAPNAVIQCGNYEHCPDYRVHVTRNHHWGSRWGTDRNRALWSSFLIETRAGNVFFAGDTGAGDMGWPYEAARFGPIRLALIPIGAFRFWKGQMASDAHIGPGQAVEIFKRLGASTAIPIHWGTFRLSYEQWDTPPKMLDLYLRCEGIERKRFAPLRIGQSMQVPTVSPVPVGTKQCDERAIRALE; encoded by the coding sequence ATGGGTCGCCTTGTCAGCATCGTCCGGGGCGCGGGGGTCGCGCTGCTGTTTCTGGTCGTCGCGCTGTGCCTGGCGATCACGATCGCTCCGCCCTTTCTGGACCGTATCTATTATCAGGGACCGGTCAGCCGTCATTATGACGGCGCGCATTTCTTTAATCCCGATGGCGCGATCGATACGCCCGCGCCGCCGGGCGCCAGCCGCACCGGGTTCATTGCCCGCTGGCTGCTCGGCAATGACGACCGGCCGCCCTGGCCGCTGGCGATCGCGGTCAAGCCTGCGCGCCCCGCGCCCTTCGCCGCGCCGCGCGGCATGGTGGCGACCTGGGTCGGCCATGCGACGGTGCTGGTGCAGGCGGCGGGGCTGAACATCCTGACCGATCCGATCTGGTCGGACTATGCCAGTCCTCTGCCGCCGCTTGGCCCCAAGCGGGTCGCGCAGCCGGGCATCGCGTTCGACGATTTGCCCAAGATCGACCTGATCGTGCTGAGCCACAATCATTATGATCATATGGACCTGCCGACGTTGAAGCGGCTGTGGGATCGGGACCGGCCACGGATCGTCACGAGCCTGGGCAATGACGCGATCCTGAAGGCGAACGGCATTCCGGCGACGGCGCTGGATTGGGGCCAGTCGGTCAGCGGCGCGGCGCTGAGCGGGCTGGCGCCCAATGCGGTGATCCAGTGCGGCAATTACGAACATTGCCCCGACTATCGCGTCCATGTGACGCGCAACCATCATTGGGGCAGCCGATGGGGCACGGACCGCAACCGGGCGCTCTGGTCGAGCTTCCTGATCGAGACGCGGGCGGGCAATGTGTTTTTCGCCGGGGATACCGGGGCGGGTGACATGGGATGGCCCTATGAAGCGGCGCGCTTCGGCCCGATCCGGCTGGCGCTGATCCCGATCGGCGCGTTCCGTTTCTGGAAGGGGCAGATGGCGTCGGACGCGCATATCGGCCCGGGTCAGGCGGTGGAGATATTCAAGCGGCTGGGCGCATCGACCGCGATCCCGATCCATTGGGGCACGTTCCGCCTGTCCTACGAACAATGGGACACGCCGCCCAAGATGCTGGACCTCTATCTGCGGTGCGAGGGGATAGAGCGCAAACGCTTTGCGCCGCTGCGGATCGGCCAGTCGATGCAGGTGCCGACGGTCAGTCCGGTGCCGGTGGGCACCAAGCAATGCGATGAGCGGGCGATCCGGGCGCTGGAATAG
- the purH gene encoding bifunctional phosphoribosylaminoimidazolecarboxamide formyltransferase/IMP cyclohydrolase — MTDYPIKRALLSVSDKSGLIELSQALGKHGVELVSTGGTAKALRDAGLAVKDISDLTGFPEMMDGRVKTLHPKVHGGLLAVRGNPEHVASMDEHAIGAIDLVVVNLYPFAATVAKGAEREEIIENIDIGGPSMVRSAAKNHESVAIVTDPADYARLIEEMEQKDGATSYDFRRMLAAKAYAATAAYDSMIASWFAFADQGVAFPETLAVASRLSTTLRYGENPHQSAALYLPTGPSANGIAQARQIQGKELSYNNYNDADAALELVSEFRDGPPTVVIVKHANPCGVATGATLIEAYEAALACDSVSAFGGIIAVNRPLDGPTAEAISGIFTEVVAAPDADDDAKAIFAKKKNLRLLLTGDLPDPTRSGLQIKSIAGGLLVQSRDNGQVTRDALRQVTKRAPTEQELKDCLFAWTVAKHVKSNAIVYAKDGSTAGVGAGQMNRLESARIAAWKAKDAAEKAGWSTPRTIGSAVASDAFFPFADGLLAAVEAGATAVIQPGGSIRDDEVIAAADEAGLAMVFTGMRHFRH; from the coding sequence ATGACCGACTATCCCATCAAACGCGCCCTCCTGTCCGTGTCCGACAAGTCCGGGCTCATCGAACTGAGCCAGGCGCTGGGCAAGCATGGCGTCGAACTGGTGTCGACCGGCGGCACGGCCAAGGCGCTGCGGGACGCGGGCCTGGCGGTCAAGGATATTTCCGACCTCACCGGCTTCCCCGAAATGATGGACGGCCGCGTCAAGACGCTGCACCCCAAGGTTCATGGCGGGCTGCTCGCCGTGCGGGGCAACCCGGAGCATGTCGCATCGATGGACGAACATGCGATCGGCGCGATCGACCTGGTGGTGGTGAACCTCTATCCCTTCGCCGCCACCGTCGCCAAAGGCGCCGAGCGCGAGGAGATCATCGAGAATATCGATATCGGCGGCCCGTCCATGGTCCGCTCCGCCGCCAAGAATCATGAAAGCGTCGCGATCGTTACCGATCCGGCCGACTATGCGCGCCTGATCGAGGAAATGGAGCAGAAGGATGGCGCGACCAGCTACGACTTCCGCCGGATGCTCGCAGCCAAAGCCTATGCCGCCACCGCTGCCTATGATTCGATGATCGCCAGCTGGTTCGCCTTCGCCGACCAGGGCGTCGCCTTCCCCGAAACGCTGGCGGTGGCGAGCCGCCTGTCCACTACGCTGCGCTACGGCGAAAACCCGCACCAGTCGGCCGCGCTCTATCTGCCCACCGGCCCGTCGGCCAACGGCATCGCCCAGGCGCGCCAGATCCAGGGCAAGGAACTCAGCTACAATAATTATAACGACGCCGACGCCGCGCTGGAACTGGTCAGCGAATTTCGCGACGGCCCGCCGACCGTCGTCATCGTCAAGCATGCCAATCCCTGCGGCGTGGCGACCGGCGCGACGCTGATCGAAGCCTATGAAGCCGCGCTCGCCTGCGACAGCGTATCGGCCTTCGGCGGCATCATCGCGGTCAACCGCCCGCTCGACGGCCCGACCGCCGAAGCCATCAGCGGCATCTTCACCGAAGTCGTCGCCGCGCCCGACGCCGATGACGACGCCAAGGCTATCTTCGCCAAGAAGAAGAATCTGCGCCTGCTGCTGACCGGCGACCTGCCCGATCCCACGCGATCCGGCTTGCAGATCAAGAGCATAGCGGGCGGCCTGCTGGTCCAGAGCCGCGACAATGGCCAGGTGACGCGCGATGCGCTCAGGCAAGTGACCAAGCGCGCACCGACCGAACAGGAACTCAAGGACTGCCTGTTCGCCTGGACAGTCGCCAAACATGTGAAGTCCAACGCTATCGTCTATGCCAAGGACGGCAGCACCGCCGGCGTCGGCGCAGGCCAGATGAACCGCCTGGAATCCGCGCGCATCGCCGCGTGGAAGGCGAAGGACGCCGCCGAAAAGGCCGGTTGGTCCACGCCCCGCACCATCGGCTCGGCGGTCGCTTCGGACGCCTTTTTCCCCTTCGCCGACGGGCTGCTGGCGGCGGTGGAAGCGGGCGCCACGGCGGTGATCCAGCCGGGCGGATCGATCCGCGACGACGAAGTCATCGCGGCGGCGGACGAAGCGGGCCTCGCCATGGTCTTCACCGGTATGCGCCACTTCCGGCACTGA
- a CDS encoding UrcA family protein, whose translation MPKNMLVALAATMALALPGVASAGSNDMDVVVDGHSGTETRSVAVSLADLNLASNTGLRRADSRLVRASKQVCGWVNGSVLPVTDDYRSCFGSAIDGARSDLGTLAQRQS comes from the coding sequence ATGCCCAAAAATATGCTGGTGGCGCTTGCCGCTACGATGGCCCTTGCGCTGCCCGGCGTGGCAAGCGCGGGCAGCAATGACATGGATGTGGTCGTGGACGGCCATTCGGGCACCGAGACGCGCAGCGTCGCGGTGTCGCTCGCAGATCTCAACCTTGCCAGCAATACCGGCCTGCGCCGCGCCGATTCTCGGCTCGTGCGCGCGTCCAAGCAGGTGTGCGGCTGGGTCAACGGATCGGTCCTGCCCGTCACCGACGATTATCGCAGCTGCTTTGGCAGCGCGATCGACGGCGCGCGGTCCGACCTCGGCACGCTGGCCCAACGCCAGAGCTGA
- a CDS encoding NAD(P)/FAD-dependent oxidoreductase, whose amino-acid sequence MPRTDTHVDVAIIGAGPAGLTAAYLLTKQGYSVTVIEKDPVYVGGISRTVELDGFQFDIGGHRFFSKSQQVVDLWNEILPDDFIQRPRMSRIYYEGKYYSYPLRAFEALWNLGIWRSTLCMASFAKAKLFPNRNIRSFQDWTVNAFGHKLFSIFFKTYTEKVWGMPCNEMSADWAAQRIKGLSLWGAVTDGLKRSLGLNKKPNDGMATKTLLETFRYPRLGPGMMWEAARDKVVAGGNEVLMAHSFKRLEEDQAAGTWRLIATGPDGDTVINAAHVISSAPMRELAGRIHPLPDTLPQAMDLKYRDFLTVALMVKGEDIFPDNWIYIHDSKVQVGRIQNFRSWSPEMVPDPALACVGLEYFCFEGDGLWSAPDADLIALATREMAQLGLCSPDDVVGGAVVRQEKAYPVYDDDYAANVLAMRSELEARYPTLHMVGRNGMHRYNNQDHAMMTAMLTVRNIVAGARVHDVWQVNEDAEYHEAGDEGQDADAQAALASVRAVPSRLKAA is encoded by the coding sequence ATGCCGCGTACCGACACACATGTGGACGTCGCCATCATAGGCGCGGGGCCAGCCGGCCTTACCGCCGCCTATCTGCTGACCAAGCAGGGCTATAGCGTCACCGTGATCGAAAAAGACCCGGTCTATGTCGGCGGCATCAGCCGCACGGTGGAACTGGACGGCTTTCAATTCGACATTGGCGGGCATCGCTTCTTTTCCAAGTCGCAGCAGGTCGTGGACCTGTGGAATGAAATCCTGCCCGACGACTTCATCCAGCGCCCCCGGATGAGCCGCATCTATTATGAGGGCAAATATTACAGCTACCCGCTGCGCGCCTTCGAAGCGCTGTGGAACCTCGGCATCTGGCGTTCGACGCTTTGCATGGCGAGTTTCGCCAAGGCCAAGCTGTTCCCGAACCGCAACATCCGCTCCTTCCAGGACTGGACCGTCAACGCCTTCGGCCACAAACTCTTCTCGATCTTCTTCAAGACCTATACCGAAAAAGTCTGGGGCATGCCCTGCAACGAAATGTCGGCCGACTGGGCGGCACAACGAATCAAAGGCCTGTCGCTCTGGGGCGCGGTGACTGATGGCCTCAAACGCTCGCTCGGCCTCAACAAGAAACCCAATGACGGCATGGCGACCAAGACGCTGCTCGAAACCTTCCGTTACCCCCGTCTCGGCCCCGGCATGATGTGGGAGGCCGCCCGCGACAAGGTGGTGGCCGGTGGCAACGAAGTGCTGATGGCGCACAGTTTCAAGCGGCTGGAGGAAGACCAGGCGGCAGGCACATGGCGCCTGATCGCGACGGGACCGGATGGCGACACCGTCATCAACGCCGCCCATGTGATCAGTTCCGCGCCGATGCGCGAACTGGCGGGCCGCATCCACCCTCTGCCTGATACGCTGCCGCAAGCGATGGACCTGAAATATCGCGATTTCCTGACCGTGGCGCTGATGGTGAAGGGGGAGGATATCTTCCCCGACAACTGGATATACATCCACGACAGCAAGGTGCAGGTCGGCCGCATCCAGAATTTCCGCAGCTGGTCGCCCGAAATGGTGCCCGATCCCGCGCTCGCCTGCGTGGGCCTGGAATATTTCTGTTTCGAAGGCGACGGCCTGTGGTCCGCGCCCGATGCCGATCTGATCGCGCTCGCCACCCGCGAAATGGCGCAGTTGGGTCTGTGCAGCCCCGACGATGTCGTGGGCGGCGCGGTCGTGCGGCAGGAAAAGGCCTATCCGGTCTATGACGATGACTATGCCGCCAATGTGCTGGCGATGCGCAGCGAACTGGAAGCGCGCTACCCTACGCTGCACATGGTCGGCCGCAACGGCATGCACCGCTATAATAATCAGGACCATGCGATGATGACGGCAATGCTGACCGTGCGCAACATCGTCGCGGGTGCGCGCGTCCATGACGTGTGGCAGGTCAATGAAGACGCCGAATATCATGAAGCGGGCGACGAGGGCCAGGATGCGGATGCGCAGGCGGCGCTTGCCAGCGTCCGCGCCGTCCCTTCGCGGCTGAAGGCCGCCTGA
- a CDS encoding GtrA family protein, whose amino-acid sequence MTARIAALLARLMFARYLLASICALTSDFAIFLALDHGGAPPMIAALGGYASGLIVHWVISIRFVFDLAGGPTHAQRIGFVVSALIGMSITLALVGALSAIGMAPAIAKLLSVPVSFLSVYAIRKYGIFARA is encoded by the coding sequence ATGACGGCGCGGATCGCGGCGCTCTTGGCGCGGCTGATGTTCGCCCGCTATCTGCTGGCCAGCATCTGCGCGCTGACCAGCGATTTCGCCATCTTCCTGGCGCTCGACCATGGCGGCGCGCCTCCTATGATCGCGGCGCTGGGCGGCTATGCCAGTGGCCTCATCGTCCATTGGGTGATCAGCATCCGATTCGTCTTCGATCTGGCGGGCGGCCCCACCCATGCGCAGCGGATCGGCTTCGTCGTCAGCGCGCTTATCGGCATGAGCATCACCCTGGCGCTGGTCGGCGCGCTCAGCGCCATCGGCATGGCGCCTGCGATCGCCAAATTGCTGTCGGTGCCGGTCAGCTTCCTGTCCGTCTATGCGATCCGCAAATATGGTATCTTTGCGCGCGCCTGA
- the msrB gene encoding peptide-methionine (R)-S-oxide reductase MsrB, translating to MDRRHFLGGVTTGAVALALWQLMPETAQAAYPFALSDAEWKKRLSPWAYKVLRQQATEQPGSSPLNAEHRAGIFGCAGCDQKLFSSKTKFDSGTGWPSFWAPLPKAVGTSSDSMLGYTRTEVHCARCGGHLGHVFDDGPKPTGKRYCMNGVAMKFSPA from the coding sequence ATGGATAGACGGCATTTCTTAGGTGGCGTCACGACCGGCGCCGTGGCTTTGGCCCTGTGGCAGTTGATGCCCGAAACCGCGCAGGCGGCCTATCCCTTCGCGCTCAGCGATGCGGAATGGAAGAAGCGGCTCAGCCCCTGGGCCTATAAGGTGCTGCGCCAGCAGGCGACCGAACAGCCCGGCAGCAGTCCTCTTAACGCGGAGCATCGCGCGGGCATTTTCGGTTGCGCCGGATGCGACCAGAAATTGTTCAGTTCCAAGACCAAGTTCGACAGCGGCACCGGTTGGCCCAGTTTCTGGGCGCCGCTGCCCAAGGCGGTGGGCACCAGCAGCGACAGCATGTTGGGCTATACCCGCACCGAAGTGCATTGCGCCCGGTGCGGCGGGCATTTGGGCCATGTGTTCGATGACGGGCCGAAGCCGACCGGCAAACGCTATTGCATGAATGGCGTGGCGATGAAATTCAGTCCCGCTTGA